From a region of the Scyliorhinus torazame isolate Kashiwa2021f chromosome 15, sScyTor2.1, whole genome shotgun sequence genome:
- the LOC140391625 gene encoding protocadherin-8-like gives MTFEKGKGKFAALVCSHFFDLRSLLFVLFLAPMSDSKTAMYSTYEEELPGTVIGNLAADLKLTAAAAGGGPSGFRLMQKSNWTLVQVGKSDGQLTVGERIDREQLCQEQEPCLLVFDVVNFSREKFLLIHVEIQVKDINDNAPEFPQPEMAVEISESSPLGTRLPLEPALDADVGANYLQLYHVSANSYFELEVQSRADGVKCAHLVLVQQLDRETEAELNLELSAQDGGRPPRTGRAKLQVRVLDANDNRPAFEQSSFLVELDEDAPLGSVLLQLEAVDPDQGLNGEVLYGFGPAVPADVRRLFRLDAQSGRLTLEGPLDHESRPSFELDVEAQDLGAKPSRSGCKVTVRVLDINDNAPEISITPAASSSSGLAAYITEAAAKGSFVALVSTSDLDSGRNGRVSCTLYGHQDLELRPAYGNCHMIVTAAALDREREAEYNLTLVAEDQGPTPHKTIRLYTIRVGDENDNAPSFSRSEYRVSLLENNQPGAYIATVLARDPDLGHNGRLTYRLLEPASGRLATIDPATGAIYAARSFDRESLREAELRVEASDGGSPPLSSLATVSLRIADRNDNAPLVTQPLPGNGSAVDVIALPGRAPAGYLATRVRARDADQGLNARLSYRIVSGEQAGLFTIRTDTGEIYLGRPLTSATGPLRLIVAVSDSGRPPLSATVTLSFTAAAEPPGGGGLPDPGKRSWDTSIIIIVVLAGGCVALLMAIITIATACGKGKEPGGWVKASASAARGNRDSFPASLGVQRFPGGGVSSMCGSEDKEGAGAAASEAGGETDLSGESRRAAKPECFPTVSAFGNQTPHPIAIWQGKPFALNKSELAHQTQDRYSGKDSGKGDSDFNDSDSDISGIGLNKRSVLSQKHNGLWSCTSECKILGHSDRCWSPSSRGPNTYSSTNSSQHHTILGKSTSLPPDLLRKDTYYQALLPKTAGLQSVYQKIACN, from the exons ATGACTTTCGAAAAAGGCAAAGGCAAGTTTGCAGCTCTAGTCTGCAGTCACTTTTTCGACCTCCGCTCCCTGCTTTTTGTACTGTTTCTTGCTCCCATGAGTGACAGCAAGACGGCCATGTATTCCACCTACGAGGAAGAATTGCCCGGCACCGTGATCGGAAACCTGGCCGCAGATTTAAAGCTCACCGCGGCGGCGGCTGGCGGCGGCCCGAGTGGTTTCCGATTGATGCAAAAGTCCAACTGGACGCTGGTCCAGGTTGGGAAGAGTGACGGGCAGCTGACGGTCGGGGAGCGCATTGATCGAGAGCAGCTCTGCCAGGAGCAAGAGCCCTGCCTGCTCGTCTTCGACGTGGTGAACTTCTCCCgggagaagttcctcctcatccacGTGGAGATCCAAGTGAAGGACATCAACGACAACGCCCCCGAGTTCCCCCAGCCCGAGATGGCGGTGGAAATCTCCGAGAGTTCGCCGCTGGGGACCCGGCTCCCCCTGGAGCCGGCGCTCGATGCCGACGTTGGCGCCAACTATCTGCAACTTTATCATGTGTCGGCGAACAGTTACTTCGAGCTGGAGGTGCAGAGCAGGGCGGACGGGGTGAAATGTGCCCACTTGGTGCTGGTGCAGCAGCTGGACCGGGAGACAGAAGCCGAACTGAACCTGGAGCTGAGCGCCCAGGATGGAGGGAGGCCACCCCGCACAGGGAGAGCCAAGCTCCAGGTCAGGGTCCTGGACGCGAACGACAACCGGCCGGCCTTCGAGCAGAGCTCCTTCCTGGTGGAGCTGGATGAAGACGCGCCGCTGGGCTCGGTGCTGCTGCAGCTGGAGGCCGTGGACCCGGACCAAGGCCTCAACGGCGAGGTGCTTTACGGCTTCGGGCCCGCGGTGCCCGCCGACGTGCGGCGCCTCTTCCGCCTGGACGCGCAGTCCGGCCGCTTGACCCTGGAAGGGCCGCTGGACCACGAGAGCCGGCCGAGCTTCGAGCTGGACGTGGAGGCTCAGGACCTGGGAGCAAAGCCGAGCCGGAGCGGCTGCAAGGTCACCGTCCGCGTCCTCGACATCAACGACAACGCGCCCGAGATCAGCATCACCCCCGCGGCCTCCAGCAGCTCCGGCCTGGCCGCCTACATCACCGAGGCGGCGGCCAAGGGCAGCTTCGTGGCGCTGGTCAGCACCTCGGACCTGGACTCGGGCCGCAATGGCCGCGTCTCCTGCACTCTGTACGGACACCAAGACTTGGAGCTGCGGCCGGCCTACGGCAACTGCCACATGATCGTGACGGCGGCGGCGCTGGACCGCGAGCGGGAGGCCGAATACAATCTGACGCTGGTGGCCGAGGATCAGGGCCCGACCCCGCACAAAACCATCCGGCTTTACACCATCCGGGTGGGCGACGAGAACGACAACGCGCCCTCCTTCTCCCGCAGCGAGTACCGGGTGTCACTGCTGGAGAacaaccagcccggggcctacatcGCCACCGTGCTGGCTCGCGACCCCGACCTGGGCCACAACGGCCGCCTCACCTACCGCCTGCTGGAGCCGGCCTCGGGCCGACTGGCCACCATCGACCCGGCCACCGGAGCCATCTACGCCGCCCGCTCCTTCGACCGCGAGTCGCTACGGGAGGCCGAGCTGCGGGTGGAGGCGAGCGATGGCGGCTCGCCGCCGCTCAGCAGCTTGGCCACCGTCAGCCTGAGGATCGCCGACCGCAACGACAACGCGCCGCTGGTCACCCAGCCGCTGCCTGGCAACGGCTCGGCCGTGGACGTCATCGCGCTGCCCGGCCGCGCGCCCGCTGGTTACCTGGCGACGCGCGTGCGGGCTCGGGACGCTGACCAAGGCCTGAACGCCAGGCTGAGCTACCGGATCGTGAGCGGGGAGCAGGCCGGACTCTTCACCATCCGCACGGACACCGGAGAAATCTACCTGGGCCGCCCGCTCACATCCGCCACCGGCCCCCTGCGGCTCATCGTGGCCGTGAGTGACAGCGGCCGGCCGCCCCTGTCCGCcaccgtcaccctcagcttcacagcAGCGGCCGAGCCTCCCGGGGGCGGCGGTTTGCCGGACCCGGGGAAGCGGAGCTGGGACACGTCCATCATCATCATCGTGGTGCTTGCGGGCGGCTGCGTCGCCTTGTTGATGGCCATCATCACCATCGCCACCGCCTGCGGCAAAGGCAAGGAGCCGGGTGGCTGGGTCAAAGCCTCGGCGTCGGCGGCCAGAGGGAACCGGGACAGCTTCCCCGCCAGCCTCGGCGTGCAGCGGTTCCCCGGCGGCGGCGTCTCCTCCATGTGCGGCTCGGAAGACAAGGAAGGTGCTGGAGCCGCGGCCTCGGAAGCTGGCGGAGAGACAGACCTGTCAGGAGAGAGCCGCAGAGCAGCGAAGCCGGAG TGTTTTCCCACTGTGTCGGCCTTTGGTAATCAAACTCCTCATCCCATCGCAATCTGGCAAGGCAAGCCATTTGCTTTAAATAAAAG CGAACTTGCACATCAAACTCAGGACAGATACAGCGGGAAGGACAGTGGGAAAGGCGACAGCGACTTTAATGATAGTGACTCTGATATCAGTGGCATTGGTCTGAACAAAAGGAGTGTCCTCAGTCAAAAGCACAATG GTTTATGGTCCTGCACCAGCGAGTGCAAGATCCTTGGCCATTCAGATCGCTGCTGGAGCCCATCTTCTCGAGGGCCAAATACCTATTCTTCCACAAATTCTTCTCAGCACCATACTATTTTGGGAAAAAGCACTTCACTCCCTCCAGATCTACTCCGGAAAGATACATACTATCAAGCACTTTTACCAAAAACAGCGGGTCTGCAAAGTGTGTATCAGAAGATTGCATGTAACTAA